In a genomic window of Pseudomonas putida:
- a CDS encoding purine-cytosine permease family protein: protein MAVNSERAGNKPLIEKRSIDYIPEAERHGRLFSQFTLWMGANLQITAIVTGALAVVLGGDVFWSLIGLLIGQLLGGGVMALHAAQGPKLGLPQMISSRVQFGVYGAAIPIVLVCLMYLGFTATGTVLSGQALGQLFGVSDTVGILIFASVIVLVTVLGYRVIHWIGRVASIIGVIAFVYLFSRLMSQTDVGALLQIRNFSWSSFLLAVSLAASWQIAFGPYVADYSRYLPSKTSSVKTFFAAGAGSVIGAQVAMILGVFAAASANGQYAGHEVAYIVGFAGSGATAALLYFSIAFGKVTISTLNSYGSFMCIATIISGFRGDLKVSRLQRLVWVLVIVGAATLMALLGQHSFLGAFKSFILFLLAFFTPWSAINLVDYYCITRERYDVPALADPNGRYGRWNILGISVYVFGVLVQLPFISTKFYTGPLVASLGDVDISWIIGLVIPAALYYVCAKKWHGTVPDRLILPVEQDSVVQPKTNGTGRAAAQA, encoded by the coding sequence ATGGCTGTTAACAGCGAACGTGCAGGCAACAAACCGTTGATCGAGAAACGCTCGATCGACTACATCCCGGAAGCGGAAAGACACGGTCGTCTGTTCAGCCAATTCACCCTGTGGATGGGTGCCAACCTGCAAATCACCGCAATTGTCACCGGGGCCCTGGCCGTGGTGCTGGGCGGTGATGTGTTCTGGTCGTTGATCGGTCTGTTGATCGGTCAACTGCTCGGCGGCGGGGTGATGGCGCTGCACGCGGCGCAAGGGCCAAAGCTTGGCCTGCCGCAAATGATTTCCAGCCGGGTGCAGTTCGGCGTTTACGGCGCGGCGATCCCGATCGTGCTGGTCTGCCTGATGTACCTGGGCTTTACCGCAACCGGTACCGTGCTGTCCGGTCAGGCCCTGGGCCAGTTGTTTGGTGTCAGTGACACGGTCGGCATCCTGATTTTCGCCAGTGTCATCGTGCTGGTCACGGTGCTGGGCTATCGGGTGATTCACTGGATTGGCCGTGTCGCCAGCATCATTGGTGTCATTGCCTTCGTTTATCTGTTCAGCCGTCTGATGAGCCAGACCGACGTTGGCGCGCTGCTGCAAATCCGCAATTTCAGCTGGAGCAGCTTCCTGCTGGCGGTGTCGCTCGCGGCGTCCTGGCAGATCGCCTTCGGCCCTTACGTGGCTGACTATTCGCGCTATCTGCCGAGCAAGACGTCTTCGGTGAAAACCTTTTTCGCCGCGGGCGCAGGTTCGGTGATCGGCGCACAGGTGGCGATGATCCTCGGTGTGTTTGCCGCCGCTTCCGCCAATGGCCAATACGCCGGCCATGAAGTGGCCTACATCGTCGGTTTCGCCGGCAGTGGTGCCACCGCCGCGCTGCTGTACTTCAGCATCGCGTTCGGCAAGGTGACCATTTCCACGCTTAACTCCTACGGCAGCTTCATGTGCATCGCGACCATCATCAGCGGCTTCCGTGGTGACCTGAAGGTCTCGCGCTTGCAGCGTCTGGTGTGGGTGCTGGTGATCGTCGGTGCCGCGACCCTGATGGCCTTGCTCGGCCAGCACTCGTTCCTCGGTGCGTTCAAGTCCTTCATCCTGTTCCTGCTGGCGTTCTTCACGCCATGGAGCGCGATCAACCTGGTGGACTACTACTGCATCACCCGCGAGCGCTATGACGTACCGGCGCTGGCTGATCCGAACGGTCGCTACGGTCGTTGGAACATCCTGGGTATCAGCGTCTATGTGTTCGGTGTGCTGGTGCAGCTGCCGTTCATCTCGACCAAGTTCTATACCGGTCCGCTGGTGGCATCCCTGGGTGACGTGGATATTTCCTGGATCATCGGTCTGGTGATTCCTGCAGCCTTGTATTACGTGTGCGCAAAAAAATGGCATGGCACAGTGCCCGATCGCCTGATTCTGCCGGTCGAGCAGGACAGCGTTGTACAACCTAAAACAAACGGGACCGGGCGCGCTGCGGCGCAGGCCTGA
- a CDS encoding ABC transporter substrate-binding protein, producing MKSNKTLLTTLLSMGLLASAGATQAAGWCESGKPVKFAGLNWESAMLLTDVLQVVLEKGYDCKTDSLPGNSIAMENALSSNDIQVFAEEWVGRSEVWNKAEKAGKVVGVGAPVVGAIEGWYVPRYVIEGDAKRKLEAKAPDLKNIADLGKYSALFKDPEEPAKGRFYNCPAGWTCELDNSEMLKSYGLENSYTNFRPGTGPALDAAVLSSYKRGEPILFYYWSPTPLMGLVDAVKLEEKPGVNKSVTIKVGLSKTFHDEAPELVTVFEKVNLPIDLLNQNLGRMSKERIESPKLAKIFLKEHPEVWHAWVSEDAAKKIDAAL from the coding sequence ATGAAATCGAACAAGACCCTGCTGACCACATTGCTTTCCATGGGCCTGCTGGCCAGCGCCGGCGCCACTCAGGCGGCGGGCTGGTGCGAGTCGGGCAAACCGGTGAAATTCGCCGGCCTGAACTGGGAAAGCGCCATGTTGCTGACCGACGTGCTGCAAGTCGTGTTGGAAAAAGGCTACGACTGCAAGACCGACAGCCTGCCGGGCAACTCCATCGCCATGGAAAACGCCCTGAGCAGCAACGACATCCAGGTGTTTGCCGAGGAATGGGTTGGCCGCAGCGAGGTCTGGAACAAGGCCGAGAAGGCCGGCAAGGTCGTCGGTGTCGGCGCCCCTGTGGTGGGTGCGATCGAAGGTTGGTACGTGCCGCGCTACGTGATCGAAGGCGACGCCAAGCGCAAGCTGGAAGCCAAGGCCCCGGACCTGAAAAACATCGCCGACCTGGGCAAGTACTCCGCCTTGTTCAAGGACCCGGAAGAGCCAGCCAAGGGCCGTTTCTACAACTGCCCGGCCGGCTGGACCTGTGAGCTGGACAACAGCGAAATGCTGAAAAGCTACGGCCTGGAAAACAGCTACACCAACTTCCGCCCAGGCACCGGCCCGGCACTGGATGCCGCCGTGCTGTCGAGCTACAAGCGTGGCGAGCCGATCCTGTTCTACTACTGGTCGCCAACGCCGCTGATGGGCCTGGTTGACGCGGTGAAACTCGAAGAGAAGCCGGGCGTGAACAAGAGCGTGACCATCAAGGTCGGCCTGTCCAAGACTTTCCACGACGAAGCGCCGGAACTGGTGACCGTGTTCGAAAAGGTCAACCTGCCGATCGACCTGCTGAACCAGAACCTGGGACGCATGAGCAAGGAGCGTATCGAGTCGCCAAAACTGGCGAAGATCTTCCTGAAGGAACATCCTGAAGTCTGGCACGCATGGGTGAGCGAAGACGCAGCCAAAAAGATCGACGCGGCCTTGTAG